TAATTATACTATCTTCAATTTCTATTTTCATTAAAGTGATTCTGCAGAAGAGATATTGCCTTGGAAAACCAATGTTGAAAACTTAAATGTAAGTCTTGTAGCTGTATTTCACTCACCTATAAATTGCAGTTGATGTTTCTGGCTTATCACTTAGACTCACTGAGGATAGGTCCTTTGAGAGAGACAACACAGTATCAGGTTCTGAGCAACTACTTGAATCCACTGGCCATCTCCTTGGAACAACAAAACTCCTGTAACAAATTCAAATGATGAGCAGTGGGAACAGATTCTGGACAGCCAGCTACTTGAGTTTATGCGGTTTTAGACTTAATTAAACTATAAGTCACAATTTGAGAGCAACATACTAGTTAATTGATGAGTGAAATCTAttcaaaataattcattttttgttttttgttttttaaagtgTGGTTCATATTAGTTACTTTTGTTATATCTTCAAAGCAAATTCAGAAAAACTAATACCCCTCAACACATATGTGTTTGCAGCGATTCATCTCATCCACTCTATATCTCCCAAATAAGATTTCAAGACGCTTGGCAAGTTTTGGTATATCAGATAATGGCACGACATCCCAAACCTTCAAGATCTGTATGTAATTCAAATCCTCCTTGAGACAATCTACATTCCAAACCAGATTCAGTTGCTCGCTGACCTTGGACATCTCTAAAAGTTGAGAAGAAGGCCCATCATGGACAATGGGGTCTCTCTCCTCCTGAGGCTGACGCCAACCACTTGAAAGTTTTTGCAACACATAAAGCACTTCCTTACAAATCTCTGAATTTCTAACTCTCTGTATAGACTCTTTGAAATCATTGTTGAAGATAACCTGTATAGTAACGTAGATAATGATTACCTGATTTATGTTTTAGGAACTAATAAAGTCATCATATAAATTCAGATAAGTTCAAAACCATGAAAGAGTCTACTATCTAAACCACTTTATTCTGttgaaaataaagaggaaaattttgtctCTAGAAAGTCATATTTCCAACCTTCTGCCTTTGATTCAGTCGAGAATATATACACCAGTCAATgaggaaaaatatatttcaGACAAATAGGGGATTTTCCCTCATGACTAGGTGTGTGTGAGACAGTTGACTACACACACTCAGGGAATAGTTAAGTGCTTGAAGAGCTCAAAACACCCAcgttaataataaataatgcatTGCATGTACCTTCCATCTAGCCTCTCTGAACAGTAGAGAGTCGTTATTGAGTAAAATATCAAGTTTTCCAAGCTCAACTAAAGCTGCTGTAATAGCCAGAGCCAACTTTTGGTCCTCTTCTGCATTATAGAAACACTGCCGTTCCCTAGCATCAAGGATTAGCTTCTTCCAAACAGAGTCACTCTTGAGTAAAGTCGTCCCATTCCCCAATATCCAAAGGCAGTACCTACAGATACAGAAAAAATTGGAGTCTTTTAATTTGCaaaaccacccaaaaaaaagagagagaaactgaaACGTTTTTGAGTTGCAGGCACAATCTGgtataaacaaattaataatacCTTGCACGAGTCAGGGCCACATTTGCTCTTTTGAGATCGGAAAGGAAACCTATTGATCCTTTATCATTACTTCTTACAGTTGAGATAATTATCACATCTTCCTCACCTCCTTGGAACCCATCAACAGAGCGAACACTCACAGAGAAGCCACTGTCAGAATATATACTATATCTTTTGACTTTCTCTTGAATTGCATAAACTTGAGTTTTATATGGTGATATAACTCCTACACTAACCTTCTTCTTTGTGACAAGAAATTCTGTGgccaaccaaaaaagaaaaggaaaaggtaaAGGAATTTATATCATTTGTCTAGAAGCTTTTCTGGCAGCAATTTTTATGGATAAGAACTTCGAGAAATAAGCAATAAAACATACCTTCATAAAGATTTGCAACTATCTCAGAGACCACAGCAGCCTCAACCATATTCTTCGGACTGTAACCTCCCTCAAATTCCTCTTTTCCATGATCTATACTTATAAAAGAGTATGAGCCGTACATGTTGCCCTGAAGAAAACGCTTCTCATACCCTCTTTCTATGACATTTGGAGCATCTGAAATCTGGTTGTTATAGAATTCCTTGTTTGGAAAGAAGCTGATGGATGGATGCATCCTGTATTGGACATCAAGAAGGTGTTTCTGGTGTCCCAACATGACTAGTCTTTCAAACAAGCTTCTTCCGAATTCAGCATTCGTGGAAATCTAAAAGTTGCACATTCAAAATATGTTAAACTAAGTGGAAGATTCATAAATTGTAAAGACAAAGGAACGACAAGGATAAGACTCAAACCTTGCTTTGAACCATAGCAGGGAGCTGCCTCTCATCTCCTATGAGAATAGCATGTCGGAGACCAGACAGTTGTAAAGGAACGGCTGATTCACATTCTTTAAGTTGAGCAGCTTCATCAATAACTAACAATTCCAATGGTGTCATTCCTTCTGTGTGTAATTTAGCAGAGCTTGATGCGGTACAAAATACCAAGCATGCATTtgccaaacaaaatttttgtattgcATAGTGCTCAGTTAAATTTGGTACAGAGAACGTGTGAGAAAGAGACCTTAGTACATCAAGGCACTCTTTTATGGTGATACTTAACTTTGAAGAGCAATCAACACTGCTTCCAATGTCTTCAAAGTCATTAAGAACATGTTCTAACCCTTCATTGGCTACAGTACTGAGACTGCACAACAAAGTTCGAAGAGATTTTAGCAATTTCAGAGCTCTAGTCATGTCCTTCACTACCTCTAATGGTAATAGAGAAGTTGGTAAGTGTGTATATAAATCACTCATACAACACTTCAGTGACTTACCAATTAAACTGAACTTCCTCTTTACAAACTCCTCAAATGTCATAGTATCATCATCTTCCTTTACTGGATTGCTAGTACTCTCCTCCTGTTTGCACTCATCCTCAACCtcaacatttttcttctttctttctttaaagtATATATTGTACTCCAATTTAGGGTTCTCAAGAAAACGTATCACTACTTCTAAGCAATCTTTCCATCCAGATGATGAAGTAAAGCACTTACGAAGCACATTAACACGATAGTCAAGAAATACATCACGAAGATCATCACAAGCATCAATCCTCAATCGCTCACCACtcccaaataaaattatatctcCAAGCCCATATTTACCATACTTTAGTGACCTAACCAGACTCAGCAGCCTTTTTGTAACTTCCAAAACCGCACTGTTAGTTGGAGCACATGTTAGTGTTCTGCACTTTATTTTAAGGAGAACAAATAATAACAAACCAACAGTCTTTGTTTTCCCAGTCCCTGGAGGACCCCATATCAGTTTGACAGTATTCTGATGACAGCAGTCCCTCAAACCAACACAGCTTAAAACTGCAGCTTCTTGCGAATTATTTAGATTATAAGAGGAAATTATATCACATATAAACGAATTGGAAGGACTGCATTTTCCTTCTGAGAAGCATGTAGTACAATTTTCTTCATCCTgtaagaaataaatataaaatgtaatGGTAATGAAGTCAGTAAGTAGGTTTATCACTCTGTAACATGTGCAAGGCCTACAATTTACAAACACCATTACCAGTAAACATGTACAATCTTTAAAAAGAAGcatatatttttatgtgtgtgaCATTGAAGAACAAAATGATATATGATTCTTACTGCTGCATTGTTTTGCACTACTTTATTAAGGATGTTCCTGTTTCCCCCTTCCAGGTCCGAGTTCACTGCTCTCCACATTCGAACAATTGTTGTCATGTTCATAAGATAAACTGCGAGAAGTGTTTCCTTCTTATTTGTAGGAAATGTTTCTCTCTTCCTCccaagaaaattttctctcaTGTTCCTTTGCATGTTTGGTTCAGTCCTAATACGCTTTGATGCCAGTATTTGGAGCTTTTCAGAACTTTCAGCTTTAGTCCCATAAACATAAGCAATAAGATAAAATCTTGTCGGCCTGTCCAAATCATCAATGGATTTTGGTCTAAAATCTGTCAAGGCAATAAGATCACCAACTTCAGGTTCATAGGATCCTGTATCTTTTTTAGTATCTTCAGctgcattgaatttaatttcatAAAACAAGTCTTTGGggagtttaaattttttagattcttCAACAGAATGTATTTTACAAACAGGTGCTCGACGAACTGCTGTCATGTTTGAGAATAAATCAGTATGGGCTTCCTCAATTAATGGATCCATGAATGAATTCATGTACTCTGTCATTGACAAAAATGTCTCTGGAATCCTTTGCACCTGTCAACGAATGATGTCACAGCTATGAGTCTATATATCATGGTTCAGAAGAAAAGATTTATACATGTTTGTGTGAGCAGCATATGAATCACTGAATGGAAagttaaaacataaataattgattaaagaaaattaaatcacTTGAAATTCTATTGATCTTATGTCAAATCTCTAGAATGCAGAGGGAGAAATTACATTAGACAACCCTAAattttaaaccctaaatctctaCCATGACATGTAACAATAGTATAGTAAAACAGGCAAGCACTTGAAATAAACAATAAGATTTTAATGAATCTATCAACATATGTAGTATGTACATAATTGAAATGGGACTCTTTGATGTCCACTTTCACGTActctccaaaaattaagaaataaggACAGAGAAAAAACATCCTTAAAATTGGCACACGATTTGGATAGTTATCATCTTCTTCAATTACCATTGTATTGCAAGCTTCaccttctacttttttttttgacaaataacAATAAACCCACGTGTGGTGTGGTTAAGCTCATTTTCACCTTACTTATAGTTCAAAATttaacactttgcccacctaaTGGATTACAGGGAACAAATGGAGATAATCTCAGGTAGACAAAAGTGTTAAATTTTGCAAAAGTATTAAGTTTTGAACTATAGAAACACAATGTAAAAACAGGTTTAACCATAAGTGAGTTTACtgtaatttaccttttttttcttttgattttattcttgagagagaaagagagagcatgAGGAGGCTAGAGGCTAGTATTAAGAAAAAGGATCATTTATTAGATGGAGGGCTCACAATTCCTTGATAATGCTAAAGTTATAATACACGATTTAGAAAATGTGAgaagaacataaaataaaataaaaaattaagcgTAAAAAACTATCTATGTATTCATGAGAATAATCACTTGACTTTCCAATAGGTACTTTGTGTAGGCGTGTGATGGGTGACCACACCAAAAATACTGCATCTCTCACATACGATGCTCCTTCATGTCTATTAGTTGGTGCACATATACTCAAGTTCAAGCCCTTCACGTCAGTGGTATCAATTTTCTATCGTTGCATTCAACCATCAACTTTGACAgaaatttttcattcaaaacACCTCTATTTTTGTGAGTTTGTTTGATTGTTTCTAGTcaacctttttttattaattttttaagtattttctaacttaaaaaaaaaattatgtaaaagaaattatataggAGGAAGCTTCagttattcatttttttaaaaataaaattagattttaaattaaattttctttagtcatctatattacataaaaatactaaaaattattatgtagattatta
This DNA window, taken from Quercus robur chromosome 2, dhQueRobu3.1, whole genome shotgun sequence, encodes the following:
- the LOC126714310 gene encoding helicase SEN1-like; translated protein: MENTNVKKEEVAGRSLIDKVFSWSFRDVCNKDLYKNQVQRIPETFLSMTEYMNSFMDPLIEEAHTDLFSNMTAVRRAPVCKIHSVEESKKFKLPKDLFYEIKFNAAEDTKKDTGSYEPEVGDLIALTDFRPKSIDDLDRPTRFYLIAYVYGTKAESSEKLQILASKRIRTEPNMQRNMRENFLGRKRETFPTNKKETLLAVYLMNMTTIVRMWRAVNSDLEGGNRNILNKVVQNNAADEENCTTCFSEGKCSPSNSFICDIISSYNLNNSQEAAVLSCVGLRDCCHQNTVKLIWGPPGTGKTKTVGLLLFVLLKIKCRTLTCAPTNSAVLEVTKRLLSLVRSLKYGKYGLGDIILFGSGERLRIDACDDLRDVFLDYRVNVLRKCFTSSSGWKDCLEVVIRFLENPKLEYNIYFKERKKKNVEVEDECKQEESTSNPVKEDDDTMTFEEFVKRKFSLIGKSLKCCMSDLYTHLPTSLLPLEVVKDMTRALKLLKSLRTLLCSLSTVANEGLEHVLNDFEDIGSSVDCSSKLSITIKECLDVLRSLSHTFSVPNLTEHYAIQKFCLANACLVFCTASSSAKLHTEGMTPLELLVIDEAAQLKECESAVPLQLSGLRHAILIGDERQLPAMVQSKISTNAEFGRSLFERLVMLGHQKHLLDVQYRMHPSISFFPNKEFYNNQISDAPNVIERGYEKRFLQGNMYGSYSFISIDHGKEEFEGGYSPKNMVEAAVVSEIVANLYEEFLVTKKKVSVGVISPYKTQVYAIQEKVKRYSIYSDSGFSVSVRSVDGFQGGEEDVIIISTVRSNDKGSIGFLSDLKRANVALTRARYCLWILGNGTTLLKSDSVWKKLILDARERQCFYNAEEDQKLALAITAALVELGKLDILLNNDSLLFREARWKVIFNNDFKESIQRVRNSEICKEVLYVLQKLSSGWRQPQEERDPIVHDGPSSQLLEMSKVSEQLNLVWNVDCLKEDLNYIQILKVWDVVPLSDIPKLAKRLEILFGRYRVDEMNRCKHICVEGSFVVPRRWPVDSSSCSEPDTVLSLSKDLSSVSLSDKPETSTAIYRNHFKSNMENKSEDVEFKQRWLDD